One genomic segment of Podarcis raffonei isolate rPodRaf1 chromosome 7, rPodRaf1.pri, whole genome shotgun sequence includes these proteins:
- the SCX gene encoding basic helix-loop-helix transcription factor scleraxis isoform X1 has protein sequence MSSFAMLRSAPSRFLYPDISMLSEDEEDGSESSGSEDKPYHLDAGGYGLKSSKRRSKKANRINREPRQRHTANARERDRTNSVNTAFTALRTLIPTEPADRKLSKIETLRLASSYISHLGNVLLVGDACGDGQPCHTTPAFFHHNSSGSSSSSPPMRESENSQPKQICTFCLSNQRKMSCCLWAEIVERRLCL, from the exons ATGTCCTCCTTTGCCATGCTGCGCTCGGCCCCCAGCCGCTTCCTCTACCCGGACATCAGCATGCTCTCGGAGGACGAGGAGGATGGGAGCGAGAGCTCGGGGTCAGAGGACAAGCCCTACCACCTGGACGCCGGCGGGTACGGACTCAAGAGCAGCAAGCGCCGCAGCAAGAAGGCAAACCGGATCAACAGGGAGCCCCGGCAGCGCCACACGGCCAACGCGCGGGAGCGGGACCGCACCAACAGCGTCAACACGGCCTTCACCGCCCTGAGGACACTCATCCCCACCGAGCCGGCCGACAGGAAGCTCTCCAAGATCGAGACGCTGCGCCTGGCCTCCAGCTACATCTCGCACCTGGGCAACGTCCTCCTGGTGGGGGACGCGTGCGGAGATGGGCAGCCGTGCCACACCACGCCAGCCTTCTTCCACCAcaacagcagcggcagcagcagcagcagtcccccCATGAGGGAGAGCGAAAACTCCCAGCCCAAACAGATCTGCACTTTCTGCCTCAGCAACCAGAGGAAGATG AGTTGCTGTCTTTGGGCTGAAATTGTTGAGAGAAGATTGTGCCTCTGA
- the SCX gene encoding basic helix-loop-helix transcription factor scleraxis isoform X2, with translation MSSFAMLRSAPSRFLYPDISMLSEDEEDGSESSGSEDKPYHLDAGGYGLKSSKRRSKKANRINREPRQRHTANARERDRTNSVNTAFTALRTLIPTEPADRKLSKIETLRLASSYISHLGNVLLVGDACGDGQPCHTTPAFFHHNSSGSSSSSPPMRESENSQPKQICTFCLSNQRKMSKDRDRKSAIRS, from the exons ATGTCCTCCTTTGCCATGCTGCGCTCGGCCCCCAGCCGCTTCCTCTACCCGGACATCAGCATGCTCTCGGAGGACGAGGAGGATGGGAGCGAGAGCTCGGGGTCAGAGGACAAGCCCTACCACCTGGACGCCGGCGGGTACGGACTCAAGAGCAGCAAGCGCCGCAGCAAGAAGGCAAACCGGATCAACAGGGAGCCCCGGCAGCGCCACACGGCCAACGCGCGGGAGCGGGACCGCACCAACAGCGTCAACACGGCCTTCACCGCCCTGAGGACACTCATCCCCACCGAGCCGGCCGACAGGAAGCTCTCCAAGATCGAGACGCTGCGCCTGGCCTCCAGCTACATCTCGCACCTGGGCAACGTCCTCCTGGTGGGGGACGCGTGCGGAGATGGGCAGCCGTGCCACACCACGCCAGCCTTCTTCCACCAcaacagcagcggcagcagcagcagcagtcccccCATGAGGGAGAGCGAAAACTCCCAGCCCAAACAGATCTGCACTTTCTGCCTCAGCAACCAGAGGAAGATG AGTAAAGACCGAGACAGGAAGTCGGCGATTCGGAGTTAA